A genomic window from Terrisporobacter glycolicus ATCC 14880 = DSM 1288 includes:
- a CDS encoding aldo/keto reductase: protein MEIRIRQLSNGVEIPIVGFGTYKLRNKNDEACNIIKEAINLGYRSIDTASFYNNEECVGKGIRESSIPREELFVTTKVWIDDDGYENTINAFNKSLDKLGLEYIDLYLVHWPTENIKETWRAMEYLYKEKKVRAIGVCNFTAKQIEEIIGFSEINPMVNQVEIHPKRSEKELLKVCKRHNIVVQAWSPIMRGQLSSNIIIKKLSKKYNKSEAQIILRWHLQNNVIAIPKTSKFSRIRENIDIFDFEIEKEDIDEIDTINENERMKPQKYENLYKVV from the coding sequence ATGGAAATAAGGATTAGACAATTATCTAATGGGGTAGAGATTCCTATTGTAGGGTTTGGAACATATAAATTACGAAATAAAAATGATGAAGCGTGTAATATTATAAAAGAAGCAATTAATTTAGGATATAGAAGTATAGATACAGCGTCATTTTATAATAATGAAGAATGTGTAGGTAAAGGTATAAGAGAGTCTAGTATACCTAGAGAAGAATTATTTGTAACTACAAAGGTGTGGATTGATGATGATGGATATGAAAATACAATAAATGCTTTTAATAAATCTTTAGATAAGTTAGGACTAGAATATATAGACTTATATTTAGTACATTGGCCAACAGAAAATATTAAAGAAACTTGGAGAGCTATGGAGTATTTATACAAGGAAAAAAAGGTTAGAGCAATAGGAGTTTGTAATTTCACAGCAAAACAAATAGAAGAAATTATAGGTTTTTCAGAAATCAATCCTATGGTAAATCAAGTAGAGATACATCCTAAACGTTCAGAAAAAGAATTATTAAAAGTTTGTAAAAGACATAATATTGTAGTTCAAGCATGGAGTCCCATAATGAGAGGACAGTTGTCATCAAATATCATAATTAAAAAATTATCTAAAAAATACAATAAAAGTGAAGCGCAAATAATATTAAGATGGCATTTACAAAATAACGTCATTGCTATACCAAAAACAAGTAAATTTAGTAGAATTAGAGAAAACATCGATATATTTGATTTTGAGATAGAAAAAGAGGATATAGATGAAATAGATACTATTAATGAAAATGAAAGAATGAAACCACAAAAATATGAAAATTTATATAAAGTAGTATAA
- a CDS encoding helix-turn-helix domain-containing protein — protein MGLFKTKSQDDWKVNYIKEFNEMRDTYEEKLRAKQMEIESLKEEIEHLRLLRNNLKPKEKQIKDSDIEQIKELRNDGLSYREISKETSWSKATVCRVLNGLYD, from the coding sequence ATGGGATTATTTAAAACAAAATCACAAGATGATTGGAAAGTTAATTATATTAAAGAGTTTAATGAAATGAGAGATACTTACGAAGAGAAATTAAGAGCAAAGCAAATGGAAATAGAGAGCTTAAAAGAGGAGATAGAGCATTTAAGATTATTAAGAAACAATTTGAAACCAAAAGAAAAACAAATTAAGGACTCAGATATCGAGCAAATAAAAGAATTAAGAAATGATGGACTTAGCTATAGAGAAATATCAAAAGAAACTTCATGGAGTAAGGCAACAGTTTGCAGGGTTTTAAATGGATTATATGACTAA
- a CDS encoding DEAD/DEAH box helicase produces MNFKELGIGNDLVDELSQMGIKTPTPIQEEAIPLILNKKDIIAQSQTGTGKTFAFLLPMFENINPKDNNIQGLIITPTRELAIQISEAAQKLNKAKEINILAAYGGKDIKSQLNKLKRSIHLVIATPGRLLDHLDRDSINLSKLKTLVIDEADQMLLMGFKNEMEAIIKETNKKRQTLCFSATMDSDVKKLAYRHTKEPAEITIKSKEITIDTIKQEVVETTDRQKKDALCKVLNEDNPFMAIIFCRTKRRVDALEEALAIDGYNCEKLHSDISQSKRERIMKSFRKADVQYLIATDVASRGLDITGITHIYNYDIPETSEDYIHRIGRTGRAGEDGYTCMFVDPKNTRTLDEIESDIKYKIPRRVLE; encoded by the coding sequence ATGAATTTTAAAGAATTAGGCATAGGTAATGACTTAGTAGATGAATTAAGTCAAATGGGAATAAAAACTCCTACACCTATACAAGAAGAAGCTATTCCTTTAATTTTAAATAAAAAAGATATAATTGCTCAATCTCAAACTGGCACAGGTAAGACTTTCGCCTTCTTATTACCAATGTTTGAGAATATTAACCCAAAAGATAATAATATTCAAGGATTAATTATTACCCCAACCAGAGAACTTGCTATTCAAATAAGTGAAGCTGCTCAAAAATTAAATAAAGCTAAAGAAATAAATATATTAGCTGCTTACGGTGGAAAGGATATAAAATCTCAATTAAATAAATTAAAAAGAAGCATTCATTTAGTAATTGCTACTCCTGGTAGACTTTTAGATCATTTAGATAGAGATTCTATAAATCTTAGTAAGCTAAAAACACTTGTTATAGACGAAGCTGACCAAATGCTTTTAATGGGCTTTAAGAATGAAATGGAGGCAATTATAAAGGAAACTAATAAAAAAAGACAAACTTTGTGTTTTTCAGCAACTATGGATTCTGATGTAAAGAAACTAGCTTATAGACACACAAAAGAGCCTGCTGAAATAACTATTAAAAGTAAAGAAATTACTATAGATACTATCAAACAAGAAGTTGTTGAAACTACAGATAGACAAAAAAAAGATGCTTTATGTAAAGTGTTAAATGAAGATAATCCATTTATGGCAATTATTTTTTGTAGAACAAAAAGAAGAGTTGATGCTTTAGAAGAGGCTCTTGCTATTGATGGCTATAATTGTGAAAAATTACATAGTGATATTTCTCAATCTAAGCGTGAAAGAATAATGAAATCTTTTAGAAAAGCTGATGTTCAATATCTAATCGCTACAGATGTAGCCTCTAGAGGGCTTGATATTACTGGTATAACCCATATTTATAACTATGACATCCCAGAAACTAGCGAAGATTATATTCATCGTATAGGTAGAACTGGTAGAGCTGGAGAAGATGGCTATACTTGTATGTTTGTCGATCCTAAAAATACTAGAACATTAGATGAAATTGAAAGTGACATTAAATATAAAATTCCTAGAAGAGTTTTAGAATAA
- a CDS encoding HAD family hydrolase, whose translation MNYNTLIFDLDGTLLNSLDDLADSVNYSLERLSFPIRSKKEICSFIGNGIEKLIELSLPDKTSYDKFAECLFIFKRHYSKNLRNKTKPYDGIIELLNYLKENKYKMAIVSNKFQDGVTELNNHYFSEYIQVAIGKSPERRKKPYPDTVLKAMNDLHSSKNKCLYIGDSEVDFKTSRNANIDFVGVAWGFRDKKVLEDLGANYIINTPNDLISILSCE comes from the coding sequence ATGAATTACAACACTTTGATTTTTGATTTAGATGGCACTCTTTTAAATTCTTTAGATGATTTAGCTGATAGTGTTAATTACTCTTTAGAGAGATTAAGTTTTCCCATTAGAAGTAAGAAAGAGATTTGTTCTTTTATTGGAAATGGTATTGAAAAATTAATTGAGCTTTCATTACCAGATAAAACTTCTTATGATAAATTTGCAGAATGTTTATTTATTTTCAAAAGGCACTATTCTAAAAATCTAAGAAATAAGACTAAACCTTATGATGGAATAATTGAATTACTAAATTATTTGAAAGAAAACAAATATAAAATGGCAATCGTTTCTAATAAATTTCAAGATGGCGTTACGGAATTAAATAACCATTATTTTTCAGAGTATATTCAAGTAGCAATAGGAAAATCTCCTGAAAGAAGAAAAAAACCATACCCTGATACAGTGCTAAAAGCTATGAATGACTTACATTCATCTAAAAATAAGTGCTTATATATTGGTGATAGCGAAGTAGACTTTAAAACATCAAGAAATGCAAATATAGACTTTGTAGGAGTTGCTTGGGGATTTAGAGATAAAAAGGTATTAGAAGATTTAGGTGCAAATTATATAATTAATACTCCAAATGATTTAATATCTATATTAAGTTGTGAATAG
- a CDS encoding YaiI/YqxD family protein, translating into MKILIDGDGCPVIDLTIKVSKKFNIDVIIMCDTSHIFDKEGAKTMVFSKGADSVDFALINFVQKEDIVITQDYGLAAMALNKASYVINQNGLIYTNDNIDRLLYNRHISKKIRKSRGRVKGPKKRSNEDNINFEKTLVEACQKSLISN; encoded by the coding sequence ATGAAAATATTAATTGATGGAGATGGATGTCCAGTAATAGATTTAACAATAAAGGTATCAAAAAAATTTAATATAGATGTGATTATAATGTGTGATACCTCACATATTTTTGACAAAGAAGGAGCAAAAACAATGGTATTTTCAAAAGGAGCAGATTCTGTTGATTTTGCCCTTATAAACTTTGTTCAAAAAGAAGATATTGTCATAACACAAGATTACGGATTAGCAGCTATGGCACTTAATAAAGCATCCTATGTTATAAATCAAAATGGTTTAATCTATACAAATGACAATATTGATAGGTTGCTTTATAACCGACATATATCTAAGAAAATTAGAAAAAGTAGAGGTAGAGTTAAAGGACCTAAGAAAAGGTCTAATGAAGACAATATTAATTTTGAAAAGACTTTAGTTGAAGCTTGTCAAAAATCTCTTATTAGTAATTAA
- a CDS encoding NifU family protein, producing the protein MKERVAEVLEKVRPVLQRDGGDVELVEVSDDGVVLVRLKGACSGCPGATMTLKAVIENLLVKEVPGVTKVVGV; encoded by the coding sequence ATGAAAGAAAGAGTAGCAGAAGTACTAGAAAAAGTTAGACCCGTTTTACAAAGAGATGGGGGAGATGTAGAATTAGTAGAAGTTAGTGATGATGGGGTTGTTTTAGTTAGGCTAAAAGGAGCATGTTCTGGATGTCCAGGTGCTACTATGACTTTAAAAGCAGTTATAGAAAACCTATTGGTTAAAGAGGTTCCAGGAGTTACAAAAGTAGTAGGAGTATAA
- a CDS encoding CPBP family intramembrane glutamic endopeptidase: protein MNIKEDRYISKNKEYVLDAIILLVIVQIARVIIKYIFLSQLNFTLENVNIANIISIMLVGISISLILRGNDLFNPPGQRLIKLNNRYDNKNIRLILGGAALCAVFVSPFFYGGYVSSNLIILILALIAQPIFEEMIFRDYVWNYIRSFQKDEKKVLVIVSFLSALFKIGYWDIVSQNLSVVGSSFFTIDIIISKVFFGLIIAFILGLVKMKYKDTYLCIFVHSLINVFFAR from the coding sequence TTGAATATAAAAGAAGATAGATATATTTCTAAAAATAAAGAATATGTTTTAGATGCTATTATTTTGCTGGTTATAGTACAGATTGCTAGGGTAATTATAAAATATATATTTTTAAGTCAATTAAACTTCACATTGGAAAATGTTAATATTGCTAACATTATATCTATTATGTTAGTTGGAATAAGCATTTCTCTTATTTTGAGGGGAAATGATTTATTTAATCCGCCTGGACAAAGGTTGATTAAGTTAAATAACAGATACGATAATAAAAATATAAGATTAATATTAGGCGGAGCAGCTTTATGTGCCGTATTTGTATCACCGTTTTTTTATGGAGGATATGTATCATCTAATTTAATAATACTTATATTAGCTTTAATAGCTCAACCTATATTTGAAGAAATGATTTTTAGAGATTATGTATGGAACTATATTAGAAGCTTCCAAAAAGATGAAAAAAAAGTTTTAGTAATTGTAAGTTTTTTATCAGCTCTATTTAAAATAGGTTATTGGGATATAGTAAGTCAGAACCTAAGTGTAGTTGGTAGTTCGTTTTTTACAATAGATATAATTATCTCGAAAGTTTTCTTTGGTTTAATAATAGCCTTTATACTTGGACTAGTTAAAATGAAATATAAAGATACTTATTTATGTATATTTGTACATAGTTTGATAAATGTTTTTTTTGCAAGATAA
- a CDS encoding chorismate mutase: protein MDNLKKYRDEIDEIDKQITELFERRMDISREISRCKKEQEIGILNAKREEEVIQKNLSYLKNKDYRFVLEGFFRNLMNLSKLIQNEENHR, encoded by the coding sequence ATGGACAACTTAAAGAAGTACAGAGATGAAATAGATGAAATAGATAAGCAAATAACTGAATTATTTGAAAGACGTATGGACATATCCAGAGAAATATCAAGATGCAAAAAAGAACAAGAAATAGGAATTTTAAACGCTAAGAGAGAAGAAGAAGTTATTCAAAAAAATTTATCTTATTTAAAAAACAAGGACTATAGATTTGTATTAGAAGGATTTTTTAGAAATTTAATGAATTTAAGTAAACTAATACAAAATGAAGAAAATCACCGCTAA
- a CDS encoding purple acid phosphatase family protein, whose amino-acid sequence MKNKRKIISILLSIIIIVFFPVLSISKENKNCFLSYDKEQISLEHFSEICLTPGENESMLNFSWYSKSSHGASKIKIWENDEKERIFEGESIDIGNGFISNKVTVTNLKANTTYMYSYECDGLWSQPLEYKTQNFQNYTFVFMADPQIGASSKKMKSNEDGVEKDAYNWNKVIKKSVDKSNNPSFIVCGGDVTNVTEDSYDLSKTYTSNLEYSGFLSPSYLRHIPIANAVGNHDKDNENFYNHFNMPNLTNLGETVAGGDYYFTYGNTLYLFINTNNLNISQHKRFIGEAVEKNKDVKWKIAVFHHDIYGGGRHEDDKDIKILRSEMPSILEDNKIDLVLCGHDHIYSRTYPLKNNEKIMDFTVERLERSKEKVDIIKNNKGITYITGSSSTGSKFYKQEENKSEYIKKIYSEEIPTYTVIEIKQDLINIITYEVNKDKPVDNKIIIQK is encoded by the coding sequence ATGAAAAATAAAAGAAAAATAATTAGTATTTTATTGTCTATTATTATTATAGTATTTTTTCCTGTATTGTCTATTTCAAAAGAAAATAAAAATTGCTTTTTAAGCTATGACAAAGAACAGATATCGTTAGAGCATTTCTCAGAAATATGCTTAACACCGGGGGAAAATGAGAGCATGCTTAATTTTTCTTGGTATAGCAAATCTTCTCATGGAGCAAGTAAAATAAAAATTTGGGAAAATGATGAAAAGGAAAGAATATTTGAGGGAGAAAGTATTGATATAGGTAATGGATTTATAAGTAATAAGGTGACTGTTACAAACCTAAAAGCTAATACAACTTATATGTATTCATATGAGTGTGATGGACTATGGAGCCAACCTTTAGAGTATAAAACACAAAATTTTCAAAATTATACTTTTGTATTTATGGCAGATCCACAAATTGGAGCTTCATCAAAAAAAATGAAATCTAATGAAGATGGAGTAGAAAAGGATGCTTATAATTGGAATAAAGTTATAAAAAAATCAGTAGATAAAAGTAATAATCCTAGCTTTATAGTATGTGGTGGAGATGTAACTAATGTAACAGAAGATAGTTATGATTTATCTAAAACATATACAAGTAATTTAGAGTATTCTGGTTTTTTATCACCTAGTTATTTACGACACATACCAATAGCAAATGCCGTTGGAAACCACGACAAAGATAATGAGAATTTTTACAATCACTTCAATATGCCAAACTTAACTAATTTAGGTGAAACTGTAGCAGGAGGAGATTATTACTTTACTTATGGAAACACTTTATATTTATTTATAAATACAAATAACTTAAATATATCTCAGCATAAAAGATTTATTGGCGAAGCTGTAGAAAAGAATAAAGATGTGAAGTGGAAAATTGCAGTATTTCATCATGATATTTACGGTGGTGGACGACATGAGGATGATAAAGATATAAAAATATTAAGAAGTGAAATGCCCTCAATATTAGAAGATAATAAAATTGACTTAGTTTTATGTGGTCATGATCATATATACTCTAGAACTTATCCGCTGAAAAATAATGAAAAAATAATGGATTTTACAGTGGAAAGACTAGAACGCTCAAAAGAAAAAGTAGATATAATAAAAAATAATAAAGGAATAACTTATATAACAGGAAGTTCTTCCACAGGAAGTAAGTTTTATAAACAAGAGGAAAATAAAAGTGAGTATATAAAAAAAATTTATTCTGAAGAAATACCAACATACACTGTGATTGAAATTAAACAGGACTTAATCAATATAATTACTTACGAAGTAAATAAAGATAAACCTGTTGATAATAAAATAATTATACAAAAATAA
- the aroF gene encoding 3-deoxy-7-phosphoheptulonate synthase → MIVVMDQNYTSDDINQVVNYITNKNLGVNVSKGKHNCVIGILGDASKSDLEEVKALKCVSKILKVQEPYKKANRLFHPEDTIVNINGNKIGSKYLGIIAGPCAVESEEQIVEIARKVKKSGANFLRGGAFKPRTSPYSFQGLELDGLKLMEIAKKETGLPIISELMSISYLDEFMNTVDVIQIGARNMQNYDLLKQVGKTDKPVILKRGLSSTIEEWLLSAEHIMAGGNENIILCERGIRTFETYTRNTLDLSAIPVVKKHSHLPIIVDPSHGTGSSEYVESMSKAAVIAGCDGLMIEVHNNPQKALSDGQQSITPEQFDKLMKKIQILSSLED, encoded by the coding sequence ATGATTGTAGTAATGGACCAAAACTACACTAGTGACGATATAAATCAAGTAGTAAATTATATAACAAATAAAAATTTAGGAGTTAATGTTTCAAAAGGAAAACACAACTGTGTTATAGGAATATTAGGAGATGCATCGAAATCTGATTTAGAAGAAGTTAAAGCTTTAAAATGTGTATCAAAAATTTTAAAGGTTCAAGAACCGTATAAAAAAGCAAATAGATTATTTCATCCAGAAGATACTATCGTAAATATAAATGGTAATAAAATTGGAAGTAAATACCTTGGAATAATAGCTGGACCTTGTGCTGTGGAAAGTGAAGAGCAAATTGTTGAGATTGCAAGAAAAGTAAAAAAAAGTGGAGCCAACTTTTTAAGAGGAGGAGCTTTTAAGCCAAGGACCTCTCCATATAGTTTTCAAGGACTGGAACTAGATGGACTTAAACTGATGGAGATTGCAAAGAAAGAAACCGGCCTTCCTATTATATCTGAGCTAATGTCAATTAGTTATTTAGATGAATTTATGAATACTGTTGACGTAATACAAATAGGCGCAAGAAATATGCAAAACTATGATTTATTAAAACAAGTAGGAAAAACGGACAAGCCAGTAATATTAAAAAGAGGTCTATCTTCAACCATAGAAGAATGGCTTCTTAGCGCAGAGCATATTATGGCAGGTGGAAATGAAAATATAATTTTATGTGAAAGAGGAATAAGGACTTTTGAAACTTATACTAGAAATACTTTAGATTTAAGTGCTATTCCTGTAGTAAAAAAACATTCACATTTACCAATAATAGTAGATCCAAGCCATGGAACAGGAAGCAGCGAATACGTGGAATCTATGTCAAAAGCTGCTGTAATTGCAGGATGTGATGGTCTTATGATAGAAGTTCATAATAATCCTCAAAAGGCTTTATCCGATGGACAACAATCAATAACACCAGAACAATTTGATAAACTTATGAAAAAAATACAAATACTTTCTAGTTTAGAAGATTAA
- a CDS encoding anti-sigma-I factor RsgI family protein, whose amino-acid sequence MYNKGIILEVKEKYSLVLKDDSTVVRIRNKENMQVGDTIFFLEEDLYELTKSRNTMKNKIIPILTIAAMLVLLVVPIVKNNTTGGTYALMSIDINPSIEFELDKNKNIVNIYGVNDDGKTINLEELKGKTLEEGIKILEQYLSKNHGDSKEGIVGFTFTNKISNDKYESEVKDTVSKGLNNTKFVYLKGTEEDIALAKEKGVSIGRYEALCDLDEDILEDTIENMSVDEIMSLLGTNGKDNVYLNEEVMDELQDELEDRTENESDDDDDDEDDDNNDEDDDDDDEDDEDDED is encoded by the coding sequence ATGTATAATAAAGGAATTATACTTGAAGTAAAGGAAAAATATTCCTTAGTTCTAAAAGACGACTCTACTGTTGTTAGAATAAGAAATAAGGAAAACATGCAAGTTGGAGATACAATATTTTTCTTAGAAGAGGATTTATATGAATTAACTAAAAGTAGAAATACTATGAAAAATAAAATAATACCTATTTTAACTATTGCTGCAATGCTAGTATTATTAGTAGTACCTATAGTAAAAAATAATACTACAGGTGGAACTTATGCCTTAATGTCCATAGATATTAACCCAAGTATTGAGTTTGAATTAGATAAAAATAAAAATATAGTTAATATTTATGGAGTTAATGATGATGGTAAGACAATTAACCTAGAGGAATTAAAGGGTAAAACATTGGAAGAAGGAATAAAGATATTAGAACAGTATTTAAGTAAAAATCATGGTGATAGTAAAGAAGGTATAGTAGGATTTACTTTTACTAATAAAATTAGTAATGATAAGTATGAAAGTGAAGTAAAAGATACGGTTAGTAAGGGATTAAATAATACCAAATTTGTTTATCTAAAGGGAACTGAAGAAGATATAGCACTTGCAAAAGAAAAAGGCGTAAGTATAGGTAGATATGAAGCATTATGCGATTTAGATGAAGATATATTAGAAGATACCATAGAAAATATGTCTGTAGATGAGATTATGTCTCTTCTAGGTACAAATGGTAAAGATAATGTTTATCTAAATGAAGAAGTTATGGATGAGCTACAAGATGAGTTAGAAGATAGAACTGAAAATGAATCTGATGACGATGATGACGATGAAGATGATGATAATAATGATGAAGATGATGACGATGACGATGAAGATGATGAAGATGATGAAGATTAA
- a CDS encoding ABC transporter ATP-binding protein, producing MSREGNRQRRARGPMGGPAMGGPVEKAKDFKGTMRTLMSYLAKYKLSIIIVFIFAIGSVTFSVIGPKILGKATTEIFNGLVGKVSGEGSGIDFEAIKRILIALVILYIVSAIFSFIQGYVMSGISQKVAYNLRDELVKKINRLPMKYFDTKTHGEVLSRFTNDIDTLAMSLNQSLTQIITSVTTLVGVLIMMLTISVLMTVSALVVIPISLFIISFVIKKSQKYFKSQQEYLGNVNGQVEELYGGHTVVQAFNGEEESIKEFNKINNKLYDSAWRAQFLSSTMQPIMMFVGNLSYVVVSILGGYLVIKNRIEVGDIQSFIQYVRSFNQPIAQMAQISNQLQSTAAAAERVFEFLNEEEEDVTVENPVSIEGLEGRIDFENVRFGYDKDRTIIKDFTAHVKPGQKVALVGPTGAGKSTMIKLLMRFYDVNSGAILVDGHNVKDFNRGELRELFGMVLQDTWLFSGSIKENIRYGRLNASDDEVINAAKAAHVHHFIKTLPDGYNMLLNEESSNISQGQKQLLTIARAILADPKILILDEATSSVDTRTELLIQKAMDNLMEGRTSFVIAHRLSTIRNADLILVINDGDIVEQGNHEELIAKDGFYANLYNSQFADKEAM from the coding sequence ATGAGTAGAGAAGGCAATAGACAAAGAAGAGCGAGAGGACCTATGGGTGGTCCTGCAATGGGTGGACCAGTAGAAAAAGCAAAAGACTTTAAGGGAACAATGAGAACATTAATGTCTTACTTAGCTAAATATAAATTATCGATAATAATAGTATTTATATTTGCCATAGGAAGTGTAACATTTTCAGTAATAGGACCTAAAATATTAGGTAAAGCTACAACAGAAATATTTAATGGTTTAGTTGGTAAAGTATCTGGAGAAGGTAGTGGAATAGATTTTGAAGCTATAAAAAGGATATTAATAGCTTTAGTTATACTTTATATAGTAAGTGCCATATTCTCATTTATACAAGGTTATGTAATGAGTGGAATTTCTCAAAAGGTAGCATATAATCTTAGAGATGAGCTAGTGAAAAAAATAAATAGATTACCTATGAAATATTTTGACACAAAAACTCACGGGGAAGTATTATCAAGGTTTACAAATGATATAGACACTTTAGCAATGAGTTTAAATCAAAGTTTAACACAAATAATAACGTCTGTTACTACTTTAGTAGGAGTATTAATAATGATGTTAACTATAAGTGTACTTATGACAGTTAGTGCATTAGTAGTTATACCAATATCATTATTTATAATTTCTTTTGTTATTAAAAAATCTCAAAAGTACTTTAAAAGCCAACAAGAATATTTAGGCAATGTAAATGGACAGGTGGAAGAATTATATGGTGGTCACACAGTAGTTCAAGCATTCAACGGAGAAGAAGAATCTATTAAAGAATTTAATAAAATTAATAACAAACTGTATGACTCAGCATGGAGAGCTCAATTTTTATCAAGTACAATGCAGCCTATAATGATGTTTGTTGGAAATTTAAGTTATGTTGTTGTTTCAATACTTGGTGGATATTTAGTTATAAAAAATAGAATTGAAGTAGGTGATATTCAGTCATTTATTCAATACGTAAGAAGTTTCAATCAACCAATAGCACAAATGGCCCAAATATCAAATCAATTGCAATCTACTGCAGCTGCAGCTGAGAGAGTATTTGAATTCCTAAATGAAGAGGAAGAAGATGTAACAGTAGAAAATCCTGTAAGTATAGAAGGATTAGAAGGTAGAATTGATTTTGAAAATGTTAGGTTTGGATATGATAAAGATAGAACTATAATTAAAGACTTTACAGCTCATGTAAAACCAGGACAAAAAGTTGCACTAGTTGGACCTACAGGAGCAGGTAAATCAACTATGATAAAATTATTAATGAGATTTTACGATGTAAACTCTGGAGCTATACTTGTAGATGGTCACAATGTTAAAGATTTTAATAGAGGAGAACTTAGAGAACTATTTGGAATGGTTCTTCAAGATACGTGGTTATTTAGTGGTTCAATAAAGGAAAATATTAGATATGGTAGATTAAATGCTAGTGATGATGAAGTAATAAATGCTGCTAAAGCAGCCCATGTTCATCATTTTATAAAAACTTTACCAGACGGATACAATATGTTATTAAATGAAGAATCAAGTAATATATCACAAGGTCAAAAACAATTATTAACTATAGCTCGTGCAATATTGGCAGATCCTAAAATATTAATATTAGATGAAGCAACAAGTTCTGTTGATACAAGAACTGAACTTTTAATACAAAAAGCTATGGATAATTTAATGGAAGGAAGAACAAGTTTTGTAATTGCTCATAGATTATCTACTATAAGAAATGCAGATTTAATATTAGTTATTAATGATGGAGATATTGTAGAACAAGGAAATCACGAAGAATTAATTGCAAAAGATGGTTTCTATGCAAATCTATATAATTCACAATTTGCAGATAAAGAAGCTATGTAA